From the genome of Eriocheir sinensis breed Jianghai 21 chromosome 47, ASM2467909v1, whole genome shotgun sequence, one region includes:
- the LOC126981173 gene encoding piggyBac transposable element-derived protein 4-like, whose translation MSERRFCFLLRCLRFDDKTTRQERVKTDRFAPIRILWDSFIEKCKRNYIPDENITVDEQLLGFRGRCAFRMYIANNPAKYGLKIIMANDSKTSYLLNAIPYLGKDVQRGQVGSLGQYYTMELMRPYLGQYRNVTTDNWFMSLPLVKGLLEENTTAVGTLRKKPYVPEKMIELKKERPIKTTAFLYSDQIMMLSFKPKANKIVMLLTSKHQKGNICEDGKAEVVHFYNSTKGGTDTFDQMCQRYSCSRKTKRWPLCIYYGIVNAASINSYIIYCKKCSDRHIKKMERRCFMQEAAYELVKPWAQQRLTEQGLPRQIVFHIRSVFGWEAPAFPTTSGEAKKRKRCELCPRTKDNKTKSKCQYCSRAVCGKHFVPVCRDCL comes from the coding sequence ATGAGTGAGCGGCGCTTCTGTTTCCTCCTTAGATGTCTTCGATTCGACGACAAAACAACTAGACAAGAGCGTGTGAAGACAGACAGATTTGCCCCTATACGAATCCTGTGGGACAGCTTCATTGAAAAGTGCAAAAGGAACTACATTCCTGATGAAAACATCACAGTTGATGAACAACTGTTGGGGTTTAGAGGGCGATGTGCATTCCGCATGTACATTGCCAATAACCCTGCTAAATATGGCTTGAAGATTATCATGGCAAACGACAGCAAAACCAGTTATTTACTGAATGCCATTCCTTACCTAGGGAAAGATGTTCAGAGAGGTCAGGTGGGAAGTCTTGGCCAGTACTATACAATGGAGCTGATGAGACCTTACTTGGGTCAATACCGCAACGTCACAACAGACAATTGGTTTATGTCTCTACCTCTGGTCAAGGGTCTGCTAGAAGAAAATACCACAGCTGTTGGTACCTTACGCAAAAAGCCCTACGTACCAGAGAAAATGATTGAACTCAAGAAGGAGCGTCCCATCAAAACCACGGCATTCCTCTACAGTGACCAAATTATGATGCTGTCTTTCAAGCCAAAGGCCAATAAAATTGTTATGCTCCTAACATCAAAACATCAGAAGGGGAATATCTGTGAAGACGGAAAGGCTGAGGTGGTGCACTTCTATAACAGCACAAAAGGAGGCACTGACACATTTGATCAGATGTGTCAGCGGTATTCTTGTAGTCGAAAGACTAAACGTTGGCCTTTGTGCATCTACTATGGAATAGTCAATGCAGCCAGCATTAATTCCTATATTATATACTGCAAGAAATGTTCTGATCGCCATATCAAAAAGATGGAGAGACGATGTTTCATGCAGGAAGCTGCCTATGAGCTGGTCAAGCCATGGGCCCAACAGAGACTCACAGAACAGGGACTTCCCCGCCAGATAGTTTTCCACATTCGTTCTGTGTTTGGGTGGGAAGCACCAGCTTTCCCAACAACATCTGGcgaagcaaagaagaggaagaggtgtgagTTGTGCCCCAGGACCAAAGACAATAAGACTAAATCGAAGTGCCAGTACTGTAGCAGGGCTGTTTGTGGGAAACACTTTGTTCCTGTCTGCAGAGACTGCTTGTAG